A genome region from Festucalex cinctus isolate MCC-2025b chromosome 17, RoL_Fcin_1.0, whole genome shotgun sequence includes the following:
- the LOC144004903 gene encoding uncharacterized protein LOC144004903, whose product MNLIQSDYRSNNMKSVLVALLIFVLLSQCEALRCYCQGKSDCPGSEETCSPPDNACSTSIPLVPLDLRPQDYPKGCAMFHKCQKATLRGTFNFCCTGDLCNS is encoded by the exons ATGAACCTGATCCAGTCAGATTA TCGATCCAACAACATGAAGAGCGTCCTCGTTGCTCTTCTCATCTTTGTGCTGCTCAGCCAGT gcgAGGCCCTGAGATGTTACTGCCAAGGAAAGTCTGATTGTCCAGGATCGGAGGAGACCTGCAGCCCTCCAGACAATGCGTGTTCCACCAGCATACCTCTCGTCCCTTTAGATCTGCGCCCACAAG ATTACCCTAAAGGCTGCGCTATGTTTCATAAATGCCAAAAGGCAACCCTGCGCGGCACCTTCAATTTCTGCTGCACCGGCGACTTGTGCAACAGTTAA
- the LOC144004902 gene encoding uncharacterized protein LOC144004902, translating to MKRFGVGRLQVEATTTIQSDSRSNDMKTVLVALLVFVLVSQGEALTCYCEGKSACFEPLETCRYNEVCSKVMFQVDSSTTFIKGCTWKNYCSLSGTSSCCETDLCNV from the exons ATGAAACGTTTTGGGGTAGGAAGGTTGCAAGTGGAGGCGACCACGACAATCCAGTCGGATTCTCGATCAAACGACATGAAGACCGTCCTTGTTGCTCTTCTCGTCTTTGTGCTGGTCAGCCAGG GCGAGGCCCTGACGTGTTACTGCGAAGGAAAGTCGGCTTGTTTTGAGCCGTTGGAGACCTGCAGGTACAACGAAGTCTGCTCCAAAGTTATGTTTCAAGTCGATTCCT CAACCACCTTCATTAAAGGCTGCACTTGGAAGAATTACTGCAGCCTTTCCGGCACAAGTAGCTGCTGTGAGACCGACTTGTGCAATGTATAA